The following DNA comes from Myxococcales bacterium.
CGGCCGACGGGCAACGGCCGTCCTGACCGGCGACCTGAGACGGACGCTGTTTCTGCTGGCCTTGCCGGTGTTGGCCGAGCAGTTCCTCAATTCGTTCGTCGGCTTCGTCGATCTGTTCTTGTCCGGGCATCTCAGCCCCGATCCGACGTCGGAACTCAACCAGCACGCGACGTCGGCGATCGGAATCGCTGCTTACATGGGCTGGCTGGCCACGATGCTGTTCGGTTTTGTCGGCGTAGGCACGACGGCATTGGTGTCGCGTCACTGGGGAGCAAACGAGCACGCCGAGGCGAACCGCATCGCTAACCGATCGATGGCGCTTTCATTGGTGATGGGGGTGGCGGTCTGCCTGCTGTTCTTCCTGTCCGCTCCCTGGCTGGCGTGGTTTCTGGAAATGGAGGGCGCGCGATACAAGATCGCCGTCCGCTATCTGCGAATCGACGCCTTCGGGCACATTTTCAGCAGCTTGAGCCTGATCGGAGCGGCCGCCTTGCGCGGGACCGGCAACACCCGCTCGCCGATGCTCATCCTCGGCATGGTGAGCGTGCTGAACCTAATCATTTCGCCGTTGCTGGTTTTCGGACTCGGTCCCTTGCCGCCATTGGGCATCGACGGCATCGTCTTCGGCACTGTCATTGCGCGGTGTTCCGGCGGGCTGTTGATGGTGATCGCGCTGGCCCGTGGAATCAGCGGCTTGAAGCTGTTGCGGACGGAGTTGACTCTCCGTGGCGAACCGGTACGGCGGATTCTGCGCATCGGCTCTGTCAAAGGGGACAATATCCTGTCCGCAGATAAATACATAATGGTAGTGCTTCTTGTCCCGCTTCCTTTCCACCAGCGCGTCCGCGACCAGTTGGGCAATCGCTGCCCGGCGTTTGGCGTCCATGTCAGATCCTCCTATTGCATTTATCCAGTGTGCAGGGAGCGCCCCTGCGTGCGTGACACCCAGCAGTCAGCAATCCTTGCCGCCGCCATTCCCTGATCTTCTCCGTAAACTGTACGGGCGTAAAGTAGCCCACGAAATTGTGGTCCACATTCTCCATGCCAACACTCCACCCTGACACCGTCTCATCCTGCCAATGAATCAGGTAGGCAGCGCGGGTTTGCAATCTCGTTGTCATCAGCCTCCCCTCCTTCCCAGCAGCCTGGCCATCTCCCCAACGGCCCGCTGAACCTGTTCGCACTCCTGATCGTCCAAGCGCTCCACTGGCGTAATCATGTCTTCATCCATCAGCGAGTCATACCAGCCGGGCAGCCGGGGGTACTGCTTCAGCATCACCTCGTCACAAGCCCCAGCGTCCAACCCACACCGATCCATGAACATAAGCAGCCGCAGTTGCGCGCGGGTGTAGAATCGTTGCTTGTGAACGCCGGGGATCATTTGTCCTCGAATTCAAGTTCCTTTTTGAGATTCTTCGGGTAGTTGAACGTCGTACAGATACAGCCGTCCCTTGACCGGGAATCCCATTTCGAAAATCGTGAGATGCGGAGGGATGCCGCCGACCTTGCGACGCACCGATATGTTGTCCGCTTCGTCGTTCAGGCGTTTGAGTTTTTCTTCGCACTTGAGCTTCATCGCCTCGTCGCGCAAGGCGACGATGTCGTGAATCGCGCGATCGTCGATCTCGAGATTCTTGTAGAGCACAGAAAATCTTCTGCCCAGGGTTTCCGATTCCCGGGAGCGAACCGACTCCTGGCTCGCAACGCCCTTTGACGCGCGCTTTACCGACTTTTCGAGCTCCTGGATCACAGTCTGTCGGGAGGCCAGGTCTTCGCTGGCCTCTTCGAGCAGTTCTTCGAGCGCAGTGATTTCCTGGCCCAGTTCGCTGTTCCGGGAGGCGGTTTCTCGAAGCTCGAGTTCGCGCGTCTCGAGAGCGACGAGCTTTTCTTCGAGGCCCTTTCTCTCATGCCGCAACTGCTTGACTTCAACGAGGTGTTCGGGCTCGCTGGGCTCGATGGCTTGAAATTGTCCGCGCGCTTGATCGAGTTCGGATTGGATCTTGCGGGTTCGATACTCAGATGCTTCACGTTGCTGAATGGACTGCTCGAGGAGATGTCGCTGGCGTCGGGCGAGCACACGATTGCGGATCCAGAGAGCCTGCATGGTCAGCACGGCGTAGAAGATCAAGATCGAGTTGGCGAGCAGGGAATTGTGCGGAATTGAAACGGAGAGGTGCGCAGTTGCGGGCAACAAGCGTTCGGCTTCGGCGAGGATGCTCGCGAGTTCGTATCGCTCGG
Coding sequences within:
- a CDS encoding polysaccharide biosynthesis C-terminal domain-containing protein — protein: GRRATAVLTGDLRRTLFLLALPVLAEQFLNSFVGFVDLFLSGHLSPDPTSELNQHATSAIGIAAYMGWLATMLFGFVGVGTTALVSRHWGANEHAEANRIANRSMALSLVMGVAVCLLFFLSAPWLAWFLEMEGARYKIAVRYLRIDAFGHIFSSLSLIGAAALRGTGNTRSPMLILGMVSVLNLIISPLLVFGLGPLPPLGIDGIVFGTVIARCSGGLLMVIALARGISGLKLLRTELTLRGEPVRRILRIGSVKGDNILSADKYIMVVLLVPLPFHQRVRDQLGNRCPAFGVHVRSSYCIYPVCRERPCVRDTQQSAILAAAIP